The following are from one region of the Halomonas qaidamensis genome:
- the ccoN gene encoding cytochrome-c oxidase, cbb3-type subunit I, with protein MSTALEHPTYNYKVVRQFAIMTVVWGIVGMTLGVILASQLVWPQLNLGLPWTSFGRLRPLHTNAVIFAFGGSALFATSYYVVQRTCQTRLFSDKLAAFTFWGWQAVILSAVVSLPLGYTTTKEYAELEWPINILIAVVWISYAIVFLMTIKKRTTSHIYVANWFFAAFILTVAVLHIVNNAAIPVTPMYSTSIYAGAVDAMVQWWYGHNAVGFFLTAGFLGMMYYFVPKQAERPIYSYRLSIVHFWALIMIYMWAGPHHLHYTALPNWAQSLGMIMSIILLAPSWGGMINGMMTLSGAWHKLRTDPTLRFLVVALSFYGMSTFEGPMMAIKTVNALSHYTDWTIGHVHSGALGWVAMITIGSMYHLIPRLFGRTEMHSVNLIAVHFWLATIGTVLYIAAMWVNGIMQGLMWRAINADGTLMYTFVESVEASGPGYFVRLIGGLFWVVGMLIMAYNVYMTVKRRETISSYSAPQAA; from the coding sequence ATGAGCACAGCACTGGAACACCCGACCTACAACTACAAGGTAGTTCGGCAGTTCGCGATCATGACCGTTGTGTGGGGCATTGTAGGCATGACGTTAGGCGTCATCCTTGCCTCCCAGCTAGTTTGGCCGCAACTGAATCTTGGCTTACCTTGGACAAGCTTTGGACGTCTTCGTCCGTTACATACTAACGCCGTTATCTTTGCTTTCGGCGGATCGGCACTATTTGCGACGTCATATTACGTCGTACAGCGTACCTGTCAGACACGTCTGTTCTCTGACAAGCTTGCAGCGTTTACCTTCTGGGGATGGCAAGCGGTTATCCTTTCTGCTGTGGTGTCCCTACCATTGGGCTACACCACGACAAAGGAGTACGCTGAACTCGAATGGCCTATCAACATTTTGATTGCGGTCGTGTGGATCAGTTACGCGATTGTTTTCTTGATGACGATTAAAAAGCGCACCACGTCACACATCTATGTGGCGAACTGGTTCTTTGCAGCGTTTATTTTAACCGTTGCAGTACTGCATATCGTTAACAATGCGGCGATTCCGGTCACCCCCATGTACTCCACCTCGATTTATGCGGGTGCAGTCGATGCCATGGTGCAGTGGTGGTACGGCCATAACGCGGTCGGTTTCTTCCTGACGGCAGGCTTCCTGGGTATGATGTATTACTTCGTGCCAAAACAGGCCGAACGCCCGATCTACTCCTACCGTCTTTCTATCGTCCACTTCTGGGCGTTAATCATGATTTACATGTGGGCTGGCCCTCACCACCTGCACTACACAGCGCTGCCTAACTGGGCGCAGTCGCTAGGTATGATCATGTCTATCATTCTTCTGGCACCTTCCTGGGGCGGCATGATTAACGGCATGATGACGCTATCCGGGGCTTGGCATAAGCTTCGCACCGATCCTACCCTGCGTTTCTTGGTTGTCGCACTTTCGTTCTACGGCATGTCGACCTTCGAAGGTCCGATGATGGCGATCAAGACCGTCAACGCGCTATCGCATTATACCGACTGGACCATTGGTCACGTACACTCGGGTGCACTTGGCTGGGTAGCCATGATTACGATCGGGTCTATGTACCACCTGATCCCGCGCTTATTTGGGCGTACTGAAATGCACTCGGTCAACTTAATTGCCGTGCATTTCTGGCTAGCTACTATTGGCACTGTGCTGTACATCGCCGCTATGTGGGTTAATGGCATTATGCAGGGCTTAATGTGGCGCGCAATCAACGCTGACGGCACATTAATGTATACCTTCGTTGAGTCTGTCGAAGCTAGCGGCCCAGGCTACTTTGTTCGCCTCATAGGCGGCCTGTTCTGGGTTGTCGGCATGCTAATCATGGCATACAACGTTTACATGACCGTCAAGCGTCGCGAAACGATTAGCAGCTATTCAGCGCCACAGGCCGCTTAA
- the ccoG gene encoding cytochrome c oxidase accessory protein CcoG, which yields MEKIPSQDITPSVGHHTPGESTTQDMYAKRRHIYVREIKGLFQKVRRSANWALMLGFFLLPWLNWGDRPAVWFDLPGREFHIFAATFYPQEFVLLSWLLIICAFGLFFITVFAGRVWCGYTCPQSVWTFLFIWLEHRIEGSRNQRIKLDKQPMTADKIWRKGAKHTAWLLIALATGVTFVGYFTPIRTLVMELPTLEAHGWSYFWVGFFLVFTYLNAGWLREQVCIYMCPYARFQSVMFDRDTLIVSYDEARGEPRGRRKKSLSHTQAREAGFGDCIDCELCVQVCPTGIDIRDGLQYECITCAACIDACDSVMDKMGYPKGLIRYTTENALEGKKSHILRPRLLGYFVALIIMVAAFAWAVNDRIPLSFDAERERTQLYQMTREGQISNVYSITVRNLDNEPHTYQISVSGLPSLTLDHTSISVPAGESRIQVVTVLANPQDLNQPSHPITFALQAVQDEQIRQEREARFLGNARR from the coding sequence ATGGAAAAAATACCTAGCCAAGATATTACACCGTCTGTGGGGCACCATACCCCTGGAGAGAGCACAACTCAGGATATGTATGCTAAGCGCCGTCATATCTATGTGCGCGAAATTAAAGGTTTATTTCAAAAAGTTAGACGCAGCGCTAACTGGGCGCTCATGCTCGGCTTTTTTCTGCTCCCTTGGCTAAACTGGGGTGATCGACCGGCGGTTTGGTTTGACCTACCAGGCCGTGAATTCCATATTTTTGCTGCCACCTTTTATCCGCAAGAGTTCGTCCTACTTTCCTGGCTACTTATTATCTGTGCCTTTGGGCTGTTTTTTATCACGGTTTTTGCTGGGCGCGTTTGGTGCGGCTACACCTGCCCTCAAAGCGTCTGGACCTTTTTGTTTATTTGGCTTGAGCATCGTATAGAAGGCTCTAGAAACCAACGTATTAAGCTCGATAAGCAGCCCATGACTGCTGATAAAATATGGCGAAAAGGGGCCAAACATACCGCTTGGTTATTGATAGCCCTGGCCACTGGCGTCACTTTTGTGGGCTATTTCACCCCCATTCGAACGCTAGTAATGGAATTACCGACGCTAGAAGCCCATGGCTGGTCCTATTTTTGGGTTGGCTTCTTTTTAGTATTCACCTACTTAAATGCTGGCTGGCTACGCGAACAGGTGTGCATTTATATGTGCCCCTACGCTCGCTTCCAATCCGTCATGTTTGATCGCGATACATTAATTGTGTCGTATGACGAGGCACGCGGTGAACCAAGAGGCCGACGTAAAAAATCGCTTAGCCACACCCAGGCAAGAGAAGCTGGCTTTGGCGACTGCATTGACTGCGAACTATGTGTTCAAGTCTGCCCAACGGGTATCGATATTCGCGACGGGCTGCAATATGAGTGCATTACCTGTGCGGCTTGCATTGATGCCTGCGATAGCGTCATGGATAAAATGGGCTATCCTAAGGGCCTTATTCGTTACACAACAGAGAATGCGCTAGAAGGTAAAAAAAGCCATATTTTGCGCCCTCGGCTATTGGGCTACTTTGTCGCGCTGATTATCATGGTGGCAGCATTTGCATGGGCAGTTAATGACCGCATTCCGCTTAGCTTCGATGCCGAACGCGAGCGCACTCAGCTGTATCAAATGACTCGCGAAGGCCAGATCAGCAATGTTTATAGCATCACAGTACGTAACCTGGATAACGAACCGCATACCTATCAGATCAGCGTGTCAGGTCTGCCTAGCTTAACCCTGGATCATACGTCGATTAGCGTGCCTGCAGGCGAGTCGCGCATTCAGGTTGTGACCGTACTTGCGAACCCTCAAGACTTAAACCAGCCTAGCCACCCCATTACTTTTGCGCTTCAAGCAGTGCAAGATGAGCAAATCCGTCAGGAGCGTGAAGCTCGCTTCTTAGGTAATGCCAGGAGATAA
- a CDS encoding alpha/beta fold hydrolase — protein sequence MSYYADSGFVDISPEALNNALAKPTVQRFMVAGHGPLTVLGMPKVGRILFAHGAGAGHCSAFMRQFAATLARQGIQVLAIDFPYMQQINEQGKRRPPPPIQQTVAHFTAWATLLAPLSDQPLWVGGKSMGGRVATLFASEMVGHQVHCQGVIVAGYPFHPPKKPDKRRLEHFPAIGCPVQILQGERDPFGNVGDVSDYSLPNNINVVWLADGDHDFKPRRISGLNQQVLIDEAALLAASFVRAHQAGVAELV from the coding sequence GTGTCGTATTACGCGGATTCTGGTTTTGTCGATATATCCCCAGAGGCGTTGAATAATGCGTTAGCTAAGCCTACCGTGCAGCGGTTTATGGTGGCTGGACACGGCCCGCTGACTGTTTTGGGTATGCCTAAGGTTGGCCGAATACTGTTTGCTCATGGTGCCGGAGCGGGTCATTGCTCTGCGTTTATGCGGCAATTTGCCGCGACACTGGCAAGGCAAGGAATCCAGGTCTTAGCAATTGATTTTCCTTACATGCAGCAAATTAACGAGCAGGGCAAGCGTCGTCCGCCACCACCCATTCAGCAAACAGTAGCTCACTTCACTGCATGGGCCACACTGCTCGCGCCTTTAAGCGATCAGCCGTTATGGGTAGGCGGTAAATCGATGGGAGGACGTGTTGCGACACTATTTGCCAGTGAAATGGTAGGTCATCAGGTGCATTGCCAAGGTGTTATTGTTGCAGGCTATCCTTTTCATCCGCCTAAAAAACCAGATAAACGTCGTTTAGAGCACTTTCCTGCTATTGGTTGCCCAGTACAGATTTTACAAGGTGAACGGGACCCCTTTGGCAACGTTGGCGATGTTTCAGACTACAGCTTGCCCAATAATATTAACGTTGTTTGGCTGGCGGATGGGGATCATGACTTTAAGCCCAGACGTATTTCTGGGTTAAATCAGCAGGTTTTGATTGACGAAGCAGCCCTACTTGCGGCATCCTTCGTCCGCGCTCATCAAGCAGGTGTTGCAGAACTTGTGTAG
- the ccoO gene encoding cytochrome-c oxidase, cbb3-type subunit II, producing MKHEIVEKNVGLLAVLILVAISFGGLAEVVPLFFQKQTTEPVEGLRPLSALELEGRDIYRREGCVGCHSQMVRPFRAETERYGHYNVAGEQVYEHNFLWGSKRTGPDLARVGGRYSDDWHRAHMYNPRDVVPESVMPAYPWLFENTLDGESTPAKMRTLQQLGVPYDDEDIATATEDVRGTQEITALVAYLQQLGTVLEGTR from the coding sequence ATGAAACACGAGATTGTCGAAAAGAACGTTGGCCTGCTCGCCGTGTTGATCCTGGTTGCGATCAGCTTTGGCGGCTTGGCCGAAGTGGTGCCGCTGTTCTTTCAAAAGCAAACAACAGAGCCAGTTGAGGGGCTACGCCCCTTAAGCGCACTGGAGTTGGAAGGACGTGACATTTATCGCCGTGAAGGTTGCGTAGGCTGCCACTCACAAATGGTTCGCCCCTTCCGCGCAGAAACTGAACGCTATGGCCACTATAACGTAGCCGGCGAGCAAGTTTATGAGCATAACTTCCTATGGGGTTCTAAGCGCACCGGGCCTGACCTTGCTCGCGTGGGAGGACGTTATAGTGATGACTGGCACCGCGCGCACATGTATAACCCCCGCGATGTGGTACCTGAGTCGGTCATGCCTGCTTATCCTTGGCTATTTGAAAACACTCTGGATGGCGAATCTACACCGGCAAAAATGCGCACCCTACAACAGCTAGGGGTGCCCTATGACGATGAAGATATCGCCACTGCGACAGAAGACGTTCGCGGCACCCAGGAAATCACTGCACTGGTGGCCTATCTGCAGCAGCTAGGAACCGTGCTCGAGGGCACTCGTTAA
- the ccoP gene encoding cytochrome-c oxidase, cbb3-type subunit III translates to MNNLWGDSLSSFWSAWIIVITLGTIALSVWILFANRRTDKTPDADGNVETTGHAADGIEEYDNALPRWWFQLFVLTVIFALGYLVLYPGLGNYAGVLGWSQESQWEEEVADAEERFTPIFAQYQEVPIPELARDAEAMRVAERVYLNNCAVCHGSNAQGGYGFPNLTDDDWLYGGEPENIMMTLNNGRNGLMPAWQQLGENNIENLTQYVLSLSDLEHDAERAASGESTFLAACAACHTPSGTGNIALGAPNLTNDIWLYQAPGQSVADSVRQTLRNGRNGHMPAQAAYIGEERVHLVAAYVYSLRFND, encoded by the coding sequence ATGAATAATTTATGGGGTGACTCCCTATCCAGCTTCTGGAGCGCCTGGATTATTGTCATCACGCTAGGCACTATCGCATTAAGCGTTTGGATTCTATTTGCCAACCGCCGAACCGATAAAACGCCGGATGCTGATGGTAATGTCGAAACCACTGGCCATGCCGCTGATGGAATTGAAGAGTACGACAACGCATTACCTCGGTGGTGGTTTCAACTGTTTGTACTCACCGTTATTTTTGCCCTGGGTTATCTAGTGCTTTACCCAGGCTTGGGTAACTACGCCGGCGTTTTGGGCTGGTCTCAAGAAAGTCAGTGGGAAGAAGAAGTCGCTGATGCTGAAGAGCGTTTCACGCCGATTTTTGCCCAGTACCAGGAAGTACCTATTCCTGAACTGGCTAGAGACGCTGAAGCAATGCGGGTAGCAGAGCGTGTTTACTTGAACAACTGTGCGGTATGCCACGGCTCGAACGCCCAAGGGGGCTACGGCTTCCCAAATCTGACCGATGATGATTGGCTCTATGGTGGCGAACCAGAAAACATCATGATGACGCTAAACAACGGTCGTAATGGGTTAATGCCTGCTTGGCAGCAGCTTGGTGAGAATAATATTGAAAACCTCACTCAGTACGTGCTCTCGCTCTCTGATCTGGAGCATGATGCAGAGCGTGCGGCTAGCGGTGAAAGTACGTTCCTTGCGGCTTGTGCGGCATGCCATACACCAAGCGGAACGGGTAACATCGCATTAGGCGCGCCCAATCTGACAAATGACATTTGGCTTTATCAGGCACCAGGCCAAAGCGTTGCCGACTCTGTCCGTCAAACGCTGCGTAATGGTCGTAATGGCCATATGCCAGCGCAAGCGGCTTACATTGGTGAAGAACGCGTTCACTTGGTCGCAGCCTATGTCTACAGTTTACGCTTCAACGACTAG
- the glcE gene encoding glycolate oxidase subunit GlcE: protein MTELAIHAADRDIAANLCEQVRSAYADRTPLRIVGGDTRAFYGRPVEGNALNMAAHSGIVSYDPVELVVTVRAGTRLSELNAALAEKNQMLAFEPPAFSDASTIGGAVATGMSGPRRPWAGAARDFVLGTRVITQEGKLLRFGGEVMKNVAGYDLSRLMAGAQGTLGVLADISFKVLPIPTANHSLRLSMGLEEALAKLAELGRQPLPITAAGWHAGELFIRLEGGASSVNATKERLGGESLSNDFWQQLRDHQHAFFKLNEGQALWRLSLPPNTPPLALEIPQSDLFYDWGGSQRWVKTHMTADTLRAACEQAGGHATCFTPFAQGGAESPFTPLNPVVEKYHRNLKAELDAYGIFNPGRLYAAF, encoded by the coding sequence ATGACTGAACTAGCGATACATGCTGCCGACCGAGATATCGCTGCCAACCTGTGTGAACAGGTGCGCAGCGCCTATGCCGACCGCACACCACTGCGCATAGTAGGTGGCGACACTCGCGCTTTTTATGGCCGACCGGTAGAAGGCAACGCCCTCAACATGGCGGCCCATAGCGGTATTGTCTCTTATGACCCGGTAGAACTTGTGGTTACTGTTCGTGCTGGTACGCGTTTAAGCGAACTCAACGCTGCACTGGCTGAAAAAAATCAAATGCTGGCCTTTGAGCCACCCGCATTTAGCGATGCCAGCACCATCGGCGGCGCTGTTGCCACCGGCATGTCTGGCCCACGCCGCCCATGGGCTGGCGCCGCAAGGGACTTTGTTTTAGGCACACGGGTGATCACCCAGGAAGGTAAACTGCTGCGTTTTGGCGGCGAAGTCATGAAAAACGTTGCGGGTTACGACCTGTCACGCTTGATGGCTGGCGCTCAGGGCACCCTAGGTGTACTGGCTGATATTTCCTTTAAAGTACTGCCTATCCCCACCGCCAACCACAGCCTGCGCCTTAGCATGGGCCTTGAAGAAGCGCTGGCCAAACTCGCCGAATTAGGACGACAGCCCCTGCCTATTACCGCCGCAGGATGGCACGCAGGCGAGCTATTTATTCGCCTGGAAGGCGGTGCAAGCTCAGTTAACGCGACCAAAGAGCGCCTGGGCGGTGAGTCACTTTCTAACGACTTCTGGCAGCAATTGCGTGACCACCAACACGCCTTCTTTAAGCTGAATGAGGGGCAGGCATTGTGGCGTTTATCACTCCCCCCCAATACGCCACCACTCGCCCTAGAAATTCCTCAAAGCGATCTTTTTTATGACTGGGGCGGCAGCCAACGATGGGTAAAAACTCATATGACGGCTGACACATTGCGCGCGGCTTGCGAGCAAGCCGGTGGCCATGCCACCTGTTTCACTCCTTTCGCTCAAGGCGGAGCAGAATCGCCGTTTACTCCGCTCAACCCTGTAGTTGAAAAGTATCATCGCAATCTGAAGGCCGAGCTGGATGCCTACGGCATTTTCAACCCAGGTCGTCTTTATGCGGCGTTTTAA
- the glcF gene encoding glycolate oxidase subunit GlcF, translating to MQTHFTDADRQKPHIQEAERILRTCVHCGFCNATCPTYQLLGDERDGPRGRIYLMKELLESRDDDDQVTEETRLHLDRCLSCRNCETTCPSGVEYHKLLDIGRAEIDRRVPRPMAERAQRYALRKMLVDPKRFKALLTLGQTFKPLVPGKLRSKMPPAPVDAGQRPDSQRHPRKVLILEGCVQPGLSPNTNAATARLLDRLGISVTPISEAGCCGAIDFHLNAQDDGRARMRANIDAWWPQIEQGAEAIVQTASGCGAFVKEYGDMLKDDPAYAEKAQKVSALAKDIVEILRDEPVEKLQLKEHQRLAFHCPCTLQHAQKLNGAVEGVLSKLGFSLTPVKDAHLCCGSAGTYSVTQPELATQLRNNKLDALEASNPEVIVTANIGCQTHLASANRTPVRHWVEVVDAALV from the coding sequence ATGCAGACGCACTTTACCGATGCTGACCGCCAAAAACCGCATATTCAGGAGGCTGAGCGTATTCTACGCACCTGCGTTCACTGCGGCTTCTGTAATGCCACCTGCCCCACCTATCAGCTATTGGGCGACGAGCGTGACGGCCCTCGTGGGCGCATCTATTTAATGAAAGAGTTACTGGAGAGCCGCGATGACGATGACCAGGTCACTGAAGAAACGCGTCTACATTTAGACCGCTGCCTTTCCTGCCGCAACTGTGAAACTACCTGCCCATCGGGCGTGGAGTATCACAAACTTTTAGATATCGGCCGTGCAGAAATTGATCGCCGGGTACCTCGCCCAATGGCTGAACGCGCCCAACGCTATGCGCTACGTAAAATGCTGGTGGACCCTAAGCGCTTCAAAGCACTTCTGACATTAGGGCAAACCTTCAAACCCCTGGTGCCTGGCAAACTGCGTAGCAAAATGCCGCCAGCACCAGTAGATGCAGGCCAACGTCCGGATAGCCAGCGCCATCCTCGTAAGGTGTTAATATTAGAAGGGTGCGTTCAACCAGGCCTATCTCCGAATACCAATGCAGCGACCGCTCGACTTTTAGATCGGCTTGGCATTAGCGTAACGCCTATCAGCGAAGCAGGCTGCTGTGGAGCCATTGATTTCCACTTGAATGCCCAGGATGATGGCCGTGCCCGTATGCGGGCTAATATCGATGCTTGGTGGCCACAGATTGAACAAGGAGCTGAAGCCATTGTTCAAACGGCCAGTGGCTGCGGTGCCTTTGTTAAAGAGTATGGTGACATGCTCAAAGACGACCCAGCCTATGCAGAGAAAGCGCAAAAAGTAAGTGCGCTAGCAAAAGATATTGTGGAAATCCTGCGTGATGAGCCAGTAGAGAAGCTACAGCTTAAAGAGCATCAACGTCTCGCGTTTCACTGCCCGTGTACGCTACAACACGCCCAGAAGCTCAATGGTGCAGTTGAAGGCGTGCTAAGCAAGCTGGGCTTTTCGCTAACACCAGTGAAAGACGCCCATTTATGTTGTGGCTCAGCAGGCACCTATTCGGTGACTCAACCAGAACTTGCTACCCAGCTACGCAACAATAAGCTCGATGCGCTTGAAGCGAGTAATCCTGAGGTTATCGTTACTGCCAATATTGGCTGCCAAACCCATCTAGCTAGCGCCAATCGCACCCCGGTAAGGCACTGGGTAGAAGTGGTTGATGCCGCTCTGGTATAA
- a CDS encoding FixH family protein, which produces MSDSPITPWYKQFWPWFLLGLLFSSIVVSTTFAVLSIKSYDGMVVQEDYYEHGKAINVVLAKQEQARALNLSAELRIDPLTSDIVVDLAGDARPDKLYLDLIFPTEDDRDQSFVLEHVRDGRYITQGPDNLRYRWYLQLQPEQGGDADWRLIGEARFPDENTIALLPGGRSENE; this is translated from the coding sequence ATGTCAGATTCACCGATTACACCCTGGTATAAGCAGTTTTGGCCATGGTTTTTATTAGGCCTACTGTTTTCATCCATTGTTGTCAGCACGACCTTTGCAGTTTTGTCGATCAAAAGCTACGACGGTATGGTGGTACAAGAAGATTATTACGAACACGGCAAAGCAATTAACGTGGTGCTCGCAAAACAAGAGCAAGCACGGGCATTAAATTTAAGCGCCGAGCTACGCATTGATCCGCTGACCAGTGATATCGTTGTTGATCTTGCTGGCGATGCTCGTCCAGACAAGCTCTACCTCGATCTGATCTTTCCCACTGAAGATGACCGCGATCAGTCGTTTGTTCTAGAGCATGTCCGCGACGGGCGCTATATCACCCAAGGCCCAGACAATCTACGCTATCGCTGGTATCTACAGCTACAGCCAGAGCAAGGCGGCGACGCTGACTGGCGACTAATCGGCGAAGCACGCTTCCCTGATGAAAATACTATTGCACTACTACCGGGTGGACGCTCGGAGAACGAATGA
- the glcD gene encoding glycolate oxidase subunit GlcD: MNIHFDERLDGEFIYRDKADVLEDLQNAVPSLTLLHREEDLHPFECDGLAAYRILPMLVALPETLEQVEGLLKRCHALGVPVVTRGAGTGLSGGALPLERGVLLVMSRFNTIINVDPDARTARVQPGVRNLAISEAAAPYGLYYAPDPSSQIACSIGGNVAENAGGVHCLKYGLTVHNVMRVDVMTIEGERMTLGSEALDAPGFDLLALMNGSEGMLGVVTEITVKLLPKPETAKVLMASFDDVEKAGRAVGDIIAAGIIPGGLEMMDKLAIKAAEDFIKAGYPVEAEAILLCELDGVEADVDDDCQTVRRVLEKAGATDIQQARDEAERAKFWAGRKNAFPAVGRMSPDYYCMDGTIPRRELPRVLKGIAALSEESGLAIANVFHAGDGNMHPLILFDANKEGQLTLAEDVGGKILELCVAAGGSITGEHGVGREKINQMCSQFHSDELTVFHALKAAFDPQRLLNPGKNIPTLARCAEFGAMHVHNNELPHPELPRF; the protein is encoded by the coding sequence ATGAATATTCATTTCGATGAACGCCTCGACGGCGAATTCATATACCGCGATAAAGCAGACGTATTAGAGGATCTGCAAAATGCAGTGCCCTCCTTAACACTGCTTCACAGGGAAGAGGATTTACACCCCTTTGAATGTGATGGCCTTGCCGCTTATCGAATCCTGCCAATGTTGGTTGCATTACCCGAAACGCTGGAACAGGTAGAAGGCCTTTTAAAGCGCTGCCATGCGTTAGGTGTTCCTGTGGTTACCCGTGGTGCAGGCACAGGACTTTCCGGCGGTGCCCTACCACTTGAGCGGGGCGTGCTGCTCGTCATGTCACGCTTCAACACCATCATTAATGTTGACCCAGATGCCCGCACCGCACGTGTGCAGCCTGGCGTGCGCAACTTAGCGATCTCTGAGGCTGCCGCGCCTTATGGGCTCTATTACGCACCCGACCCTTCTTCACAAATCGCTTGTTCTATTGGCGGCAATGTGGCTGAAAATGCGGGCGGCGTGCACTGTCTAAAGTACGGGCTCACGGTCCATAACGTAATGCGCGTTGATGTAATGACGATTGAAGGTGAGCGCATGACGCTAGGGTCCGAAGCACTAGATGCACCTGGCTTTGATCTTCTTGCGCTGATGAACGGCTCTGAAGGCATGCTGGGCGTGGTCACGGAGATCACCGTAAAACTGCTGCCAAAACCTGAAACTGCCAAAGTACTGATGGCCAGTTTTGATGATGTAGAAAAAGCGGGCCGTGCGGTTGGCGATATTATTGCTGCTGGGATAATTCCTGGCGGGCTAGAAATGATGGATAAACTTGCCATCAAGGCCGCAGAAGATTTCATCAAGGCAGGCTACCCCGTTGAAGCAGAAGCTATTCTTCTGTGTGAACTAGATGGCGTTGAAGCCGACGTGGATGATGATTGCCAAACCGTTCGCCGAGTCTTAGAAAAAGCCGGTGCAACCGATATTCAGCAGGCGCGCGATGAGGCCGAGCGTGCCAAGTTTTGGGCAGGGAGAAAAAATGCGTTCCCCGCCGTGGGCCGCATGTCGCCTGACTACTACTGCATGGATGGCACGATTCCACGTCGCGAGCTCCCCCGAGTACTCAAGGGCATTGCGGCCCTGTCGGAAGAGAGTGGGTTAGCGATTGCCAACGTTTTCCACGCCGGTGACGGCAATATGCATCCGCTGATTCTATTTGATGCCAACAAAGAGGGTCAGTTGACGCTCGCCGAAGATGTAGGCGGAAAAATTCTAGAGCTATGCGTGGCGGCGGGTGGCTCTATTACTGGCGAACACGGCGTTGGCCGCGAAAAAATCAATCAGATGTGCAGTCAATTTCACTCCGACGAATTAACGGTATTCCATGCATTGAAAGCCGCTTTTGACCCACAGCGCCTTCTCAACCCAGGGAAAAACATTCCCACCCTGGCGCGCTGTGCCGAGTTTGGAGCCATGCACGTGCACAACAACGAGCTACCGCATCCGGAACTACCACGCTTCTGA
- a CDS encoding heme-binding protein: MQTKAVLGQTDVIQVLDAAQKEADNNGWPVTIAVTDDGGHLLALRRLDNAAPFSAEVATQKARSAALGRKETQVFEEMINGGRTAFLSAPLQGLLSGGVPIIVDGNVVGAVGISGVKPDQDVQIAKAGVSVIA; this comes from the coding sequence ATGCAAACCAAAGCTGTTCTCGGCCAAACCGACGTTATTCAAGTGCTAGATGCTGCTCAAAAAGAAGCCGATAACAACGGATGGCCAGTCACCATTGCCGTAACAGATGATGGAGGACACTTACTTGCCCTACGTCGTTTAGATAATGCTGCGCCGTTCAGTGCAGAGGTAGCGACCCAAAAAGCACGCAGTGCAGCGTTAGGTCGTAAAGAAACACAAGTTTTTGAAGAGATGATTAACGGCGGCCGTACTGCATTTTTGTCTGCTCCACTACAAGGCCTATTATCAGGTGGCGTTCCTATCATCGTAGATGGCAACGTCGTAGGTGCTGTCGGTATTTCAGGCGTAAAACCGGATCAGGATGTACAGATCGCCAAAGCAGGTGTAAGCGTTATAGCTTGA
- a CDS encoding CcoQ/FixQ family Cbb3-type cytochrome c oxidase assembly chaperone translates to MDTGTFRGLITLFLIVAFIGIFIWAYSKRRKPDFEEAANLPFADEDDDKQPTRDKHASTKHEVDSRHDRGDKNT, encoded by the coding sequence ATGGATACGGGAACTTTCCGCGGTCTTATCACGCTGTTTTTGATCGTCGCTTTTATTGGCATTTTTATATGGGCCTACTCAAAGCGACGCAAACCAGACTTCGAAGAAGCGGCTAACCTGCCCTTCGCCGATGAAGATGATGATAAGCAACCGACCCGTGATAAGCATGCTTCGACTAAACACGAAGTGGATTCCCGCCACGACAGGGGAGATAAAAATACATGA